From a single Daphnia pulex isolate KAP4 chromosome 2, ASM2113471v1 genomic region:
- the LOC124189013 gene encoding feline leukemia virus subgroup C receptor-related protein 2-like has protein sequence MDKRKRYAVDKIIGIGKSQFGDTWYLVKWENYKKTTWVYDGDCDGCPNRIREFLEGFKGEPVPLRVTKPFSVEQRQRVEERRRREMGLGKQGLEEDTPEFGRASSHVHDRPNGEFEIFPKTELTRLVLHQLGVALGFFLPPILVKDHENIDDIGADLKLMFYIVAGVCTALFIVVVIGFQAKPPLPPNAARIAPQSSQPVTYYQSVKTIVTNKNYILLLITYGINAVVFYAMSTLLNQTVLRHFPGEEENAGRIGLTIVVCGMFGSVVCGIILDKTHKFRETTLVVYGLAVAGMVAYTFKFELQYIVITFVTAGAVGFFMTGYLPFTWTETSSQQ, from the exons ATGGATAAACGAAAGAGATATGCGGTTGATAAAATTATTGGCATTGG aaAAAGTCAATTCGGGGATACATGGTATTTAGTAAAGTGggagaattacaaaaaaacaacctggGTATATGATGGTGATTGCGATGGCTGTCCCAATCGCATCAGAGAGTTTTTGGAAGG GTTTAAAGGGGAACCCGTGCCACTTAGGGTAACCAAACCATTTTCCGTGGAGCAGAGACAGAGAGTGGAGGAAAGGAGGAGACGTGAAATGGGACTGGGAAAACAGGGACTGGAAGAAGATACCCCTGAA TTTGGTCGTGCTTCATCACATGTGCACGACAGACCGAATGGCgagtttgaaatatttccaaaaactGAACTAACCAGACTTGTTTTACATCAGTTAGGCGTGGCCCTCGGCTTTTTTCTGCCCCCTATTTTGGTAAAGGACCACGAAAATATCGACGATATTGGAGCCGATTTGAAACTCATGTTCTACATTGTGGCGGGCGTCTGCACGGCCTTATTCATTGTAGTAGTGATCG GCTTTCAAGCTAAACCGCCTCTTCCTCCGAATGCGGCACGCATTGCACCTCAATCGTCACAGCCGGTGACCTACTACCAGTCAGTCAAAACGATTGTCACTAACAAGAATTACATTTTGCTTTTGATTACGTACGGAATCAATGCGGTTGTTTTTTACGCTATGTCAACCCTGCTCAACCAAACTGTGCTTCGACATTTTCcg ggtgaagaagaaaatgcggGTCGAATTGGCTTGACGATCGTCGTTTGCGGCATGTTCGGCTCGGTAGTGTGTGGTATTATTCTTGACAAAACGCACAAattcag GGAAACAACTCTTGTGGTGTATGGATTAGCAGTGGCCGGAATGGTCGCCTACACCTTTAAGTTCGAACTTCAATATATCGTCATTACGTTCGTCACGGCCGGAGCTGTAGG GTTCTTTATGACTGGATATCTGCCATTTACCTGGACGGAAACGAGTAGCCAACAATGA
- the LOC124209604 gene encoding protein ALP1-like, which yields MDGLLNFLAFDDNDADVASLVIQLWLRRKSPLQVWLKEKRRTLQRILRNTRIGMLNFIQQTLPRYPDIQFFENFRMSRTTFQDILTEFGESVDVRHRGEHNEVPFSLKFLVTIWWLGNQETFRQIADRFGTTRGNAHHIVKTTLIVIGERAVDYIKWPTGAEMEEVVSKHTFPNTIGMIDTTDILIKQPLRHLAAYTNRKSTTSVKIQGVCDSRKCFLDISAGWPGSMHDARIYGMSSLSGAINEKLAGTNFYMLGDSAYPLSARLMKPYRNGGFLNQAQINYNHQHSQQRSTIECTFALLKGKWRKLKYLDVTNLSIIPHILVAACVLHNYVVDVEGDEWYDDDFDNNSDDEFQFNANESDEDEEDGATALRNRIAASL from the exons ATGGACGGCCTCCTGAATTTTCTTGCATTTGATGACAACGACGCTGATGTTGCTTCGTTGGTTATTCAATTGTGGCTTCGCAGAAAATCTCCATTACAAGTgtggttaaaagaaaaaagaagaactctGCAACGCATTTTGAGAAACACTCGAATCGGTATGTTGAATTTCATCCAACAAACGCTGCCTAGATATCCCGACATAcagttttttgaaaactttagaATGTCACGAACTACTTTCCAG GatattttgacagaatttgGGGAAAGTGTAGATGTTAGACATCGTGGAGAACACAACGAAGTTCCCTTTTCTCTCAAATTCTTAGTAACCATATGGTGGCTAGGGAATCAAGAAACTTTCCGCCAAATTGCCGATAGGTTTGGAACTACCAGAG GGAACGCCCATCACATTGTAAAAACAACTCTAATAGTTATTGGAGAACGAGCTGTTGATTACATTAAATGGCCAACTGGAGCAGAGATGGAGGAAGTGGTATCAAAACATACTTTCCCGAACACAATAG GGATGATTGACACAACGgatatattaataaaacaacCTTTAAGGCATTTGGCAGCCTATACCAATCGGAAATCCACGACATCAGTAAAAATACAGGGTGTATGTGACTCTAGGAAATGTTTCTTGGACATAAGTGCAGGCTGGCCTGGTTCTATGCACGATGCCAGGATTTATGGCATGTCATCACTTTCTGGTGCTATAAATGAAAAGTTAGCTGGCACAAATTTCTACATGCTAGGAGACTCTGCATATCCCCTGAGTGCACGACTGATGAAACCATACAGAAATGGTGGTTTCCTAAACCAG GCACAGATCAACTACAATCACCAACATAGCCAACAACGATCTACAATTGAATGTACGTTCGCGTTGCTTAAGGGGAAATGGCGGAAACTTAAATATTTAGACGTTACCAATTTGTCTATTATTCCCCATATTCTTGTTGCCGCTTGTGTATTGCACAATTATGTGGTGGATGTTGAAGGCGATGAATGGTACGATGACGATTTTGATAATAACAGTGACGacgaatttcaatttaatgcAAACGAGTCTgatgaagatgaggaagatgGCGCTACAGCATTACGAAATAGAATTGCGGCATCTTTATAA